The following coding sequences are from one Nicotiana tomentosiformis chromosome 3, ASM39032v3, whole genome shotgun sequence window:
- the LOC104085288 gene encoding uncharacterized protein, with protein sequence MIEAPEELSRLTLSDKVVYILEEAETQAEHPTNAPSLSGNKQSMGIDDKKDILKQLKKLRKDVDKFRPWIVQEREKESMYVHSPYQDANVAIQGDHFNLEKEIMHLQSPIQDANVSQQGEDCNEAFSGEPVDFINVDDSDNDSKSGKRTITLDVIELPENFSQIVKFGEVNEYETTLVHQGRTRVPGKHVRSPFLPYFSSDGSTSIGPPLIFNIKHPFTGVMGEDVDPALLEEFNKWLYLGTCTISKRKKAPYTVKDNQLNPWLDLGVEKVDKND encoded by the exons ATGATTGAAGCCCCAGAAGAGCTTTCTAGATTGACTTTGTCAGACAAAGTTGTATACATCCTTGAAGAAGCTGAAACGCAAGCCGAGCATCCGACAAATGCTCCATCTTTATCTGGCAATAAGCAGTCAATGGGAATAGATGACAAGAAAGATATTCTGAAACaactaaaaaaattaagaaaagatgtTGATAAG TTCAGACCTTGGATTGTTCAAGAAAGAG AGAAGGAAAGTATGTATGTGCACTCTCCATATCAGGATGCAAATGTTGCCATACAAGGAGACCATTTCAATCTGGAGAAGGAGATTATGCATTTGCAATCTCCAATTCAGGATGCAAATGTTTCCCAACAAGGAGAGGATTGCAACGAAGCTTTCAGTG GTGAACCAGTCGACTTCATCAACGTAGATGATTCAGACAATGATTCCAAGTCTGGAAAAAGGACAATAACacttgatgttattgagttgccCGAGAACTTCTCACAGATAGTCAAGTTCGGCGAGGTTAATGAATATGAAACAACCCTTGTTCATCAAGGAAGAACAAGGGTTCCTGGAAAGCATGTCAGATCCCCCTTTCTTCCTTATTTCAGTTCTGATGGAAGCACTTCTATTGGCCCTCCTCTAATTTTCAACATCAAACATCCATTTACTGGGGTAATGGGTGAAGATGTTGATCCTGCTTTGTTGGAAGAATTCAATAAGTGGTTATATTTAGGTACATGCACAATTTCAAAGAG GAAGAAGGCGCCTTATACTGTAAAAGATAACCAGCTCAACCCGTGGTTAGATCTTGGAGTGGAGAAAGTTGATAAAAATGATTGA